A genomic window from Humulus lupulus unplaced genomic scaffold, drHumLupu1.1 SCAFFOLD_34, whole genome shotgun sequence includes:
- the LOC133810298 gene encoding mediator of RNA polymerase II transcription subunit 7a-like, with translation MAAATYPPPPPYYRLYKDYLQDPKSAPPPPPPVEGTYVCFGSSYTTDDVLPSLEEQGVRQLYPKGPNIDFKKELRSLNRDLLLHILELADVLVSRPSQYARRVEDISLIFKNLHHLLNSLRPHQARATLVHILELQIQRRKQAVEDIKRRREEAQKLLKESLGAFEAH, from the exons ATGGCAGCAGCTACCTACCCGCCACCACCGCCATATTACCGTCTCTATAAAGATTATCTTCAAGACCCCAAATCGGCTCCGCCTCCTCCTCCGCCAGTAGAAGGAACTTACGTCTGTTTTGGGAGCTCCTACACC ACTGATGACGTGCTTCCAAGTTTGGAAGAGCAGGGTGTGCGGCAGTTATACCCAAAAGGACCAAATATTg ATTTTAAGAAGGAATTGAGGTCACTTAACAGAGATTTGCTGCTCCACATTTTGGAACTCGCCGATGTTCTTGTGTCTCGACCATCACAGTATGCAAGGAGAGTTGAGGATatatctcttatattcaaaaacTTGCATCATCTCCTCAATTCATTGCGGCCTCACCAG GCTAGAGCAACACTCGTTCACATTCTAGAACTTCAGATACAACGTCGAAAACAAGCTGTAGAGGATATTAAACG GAGGAGAGAAGAAGCACAGAAACTTCTCAAGGAGTCCCTAGGAGCATTCGAAGCACACTAA
- the LOC133810304 gene encoding exocyst complex component EXO70A1-like: MGVAAMGADPLSEKAAMMRESLQKSQTITDKVVTILGSFDHRLSALETAMRPTQIRTHSIRKAHENIDKTLKSAEVILAQFDLARQAEAKILRGPHEDLESYLEAIDQLRKNIHFFSSSKGFKSTEGVLNHANGLLTKAISKLEDEFKQQLTSYSKPVEPERLFDCLPNSLRPSGSPGKHGDSSGNHHPHNHSEHPNPDLETAVYTPPTLIPPRVLPLLHDLAVQMVQAGQRQQLVKIYRDSRSSVLEESLRKLGVEKLSKEDVQKMQWEVLEAKIGNWIHYMRIAVKLLFAGERKVCDQLFDGFDSLSDQCFSEVTIGSVLMLLSFGEAIARSKRSPEKLFVLLDMYEIMRELHSEIETIFKGKACAEIRESASSLTKRLAQTAQETFGDFEVAVEKDATKTAVLDGTVHPLTSYVINYVKFLFDYQSTLKQLFQEFENGGESGSQLASVTMQIMQALQTNLDGKSKQYKDLSLTHLFLMNNIHYMVRSVRRSEAKDLLGDDWVQRHRRIVQQHANQYKRICWGKILQCLTIQGLTSSGGGSSVGGDGGNSSGVSRALVKDRFKIFNMQFEELHQKQSQWTVPDTELRESLRLAVAEVLLPAYRSFVKRFGPLVENGKNPQKYIRFSAEDLERMLGEFFEGKTLNEPKR; the protein is encoded by the exons ATGGGGGTTGCGGCAATGGGGGCGGATCCACTGAGCGAGAAGGCTGCCATGATGAGAGAGTCTCTTCAGAAGAGCCAGACCATAACCGATAAAGTGGTCACCATACTTGGCTCCTTCGATCACCGTCTCTCAGCCCTCGAGACCGCTATGCGCCCTACTCAG ATTAGAACTCATTCTATTCGGAAAGCCCACGAGAATATCGATAAGACTCTAAAGTCTGCAGAAGTTATATTGGCACAATTTGATCTTGCTCGTCAG GCAGAGGCGAAAATACTCAGGGGGCCACATGAGGACTTGGAAAGTTATCTAGAAGCTATCGATCAGCTAAGAAAAAATATCCATTTCTTTAGTAGCAGCAAAGGCTTTAAGAGTACTGAAGGGGTTCTCAACCATGCAAATGGTTTACTGACAAAGGCTATTTCAAAGCTCGAAGACGAATTTAAGCAGCAGTTAACATCTTACAG CAAACCTGTGGAACCTGAACGACTGTTTGATTGTCTTCCAAACTCACTGCGACCATCAGGATCTCCTGGGAAGCATGGTGATTCTAGTGGAAATCACCACCCCCATAACCATTCAGAACATCCAAACCCTGACTTGGAAACTGCTGTATATACGCCTCCTACTCTTATTCCACCAAGGGTTTTGCCTTTGCTACATGATTTAGCTGTGCAGATGGTTCAAGCTGGTCAGCGACAGCAATTGGTGAAAATTTATAG GGATTCCCGCTCTTCGGTTTTGGAAGAAAGTCTTCGCAAATTGGGAGTTGAGAAACTTAGCAAGGAAGATGTTCAAAAGATGCAATGGGAAGTTTTGGAGGCTAAAATTGGGAACTGGATTCATTACATGCGCATAGCT GTGAAATTGCTCTTTGCTGGGGAGAGGAAAGTTTGTGATCAGCTATTTGATGGCTTTGATTCTCTAAGTGACCAATGTTTTTCTGAAGTCACTATTGGTAGTGTTTTGATGCTTCTTAGTTTTGGTGAGGCAATTGCTAGAAGCAAGAGATCTCCAGAAAAGTTGTTTGTTCTTTTAGACATGTATGAAATAATGAGAGAGCTTCATTCAGAG ATTGAGACAATTTTCAAAGGAAAAGCTTGTGCTGAAATTAGAGAATCAGCATCAAGTTTGACAAAACGGTTGGCCCAGACAGCTCAAGAGACATTTGGTGATTTTGAAGTAGCAGTTGAAAAGGATGCGACCAAAACTGCTGTATTAGATGGAACTGTTCATCCCTTGACAAGCTATGTGatcaactatgtgaagtttttATTTGA TTACCAGTCAACCTTAAAGCAACTTTTCCAAGAATTTGAAAATGGAGGTGAATCTGGTTCGCAGTTAGCCTCAGTAACAATGCAAATAATGCAGGCCCTTCAGACTAATTTGGATGGGAAGTCTAAACAGTACAAGGATCTTTCTTTAACTCACCTATTTCTTATGAACAATATCCACTACATGGTCAGATCTGTGCGCAG ATCTGAAGCCAAAGATTTGTTAGGAGATGATTGGGTGCAAAGGCACCGGAGGATTGTGCAGCAGCATGCAAATCAATACAAAAGGATTTGTTGGGgaaag ATTCTGCAATGTCTCACTATTCAAGGTCTGACCTCATCCGGTGGTGGTAGCTCAGTTGGGGGTGATGGAGGAAACAGTAGCGGTGTTTCAAGAGCATTGGTTAAAGACAG GTTCAAGATATTCAATATGCAATTTGAGGAACTTCATCAAAAACAATCTCAGTGGACAGTGCCTGACACTGAGCTACGTGAGTCACTGAGGCTTGCAGTAGCTGAAGTACTATTGCCTGCCTACAGGTCTTTCGTAAAACGATTCGG gCCTTTGGTTGAGAATGGGAAGAACCCCCAGAAGTACATAAGATTCTCAGCAGAGGATCTTGAGCGAATGTTAGGTGAATTCTTCGAGGGAAAAACTTTGAATGAACCGAAGAGGTAG